One region of Methanosphaera cuniculi genomic DNA includes:
- the gatE gene encoding Glu-tRNA(Gln) amidotransferase subunit GatE produces the protein MAEDKFDYEKLGLKMGLEIHQQLDSQTKLFCRCPNSLTDKDPEITLYRRLRPTQSELGEIDRAAYEESQRNLQFLYQAYTHHTCLVEADEEPPHPLNMEAVDISIILASLMNMKVVDEFHTMRKQVIDGSNTSGFQRTGILATDGYVETEYGNVTIETLGLEEDAARRIGEEDGMVVFRLDRLGIPLAEITTSPDMHNPLQVQQVAYQLGQILRSTKVKRGLGTIRQDLNISIKEGARVEIKGVQDLDLMPTMVENEVERQLNLIDISRILQDRDASVETTIHDITDLLKDTESKVIQSIIQSPTNEVKPTAVLAIKLRGFKGLIGREIQPGKRLGTEFSEHGKKMGVNGLFHTDELPAYGVTQQEVDTINEKLDITGNDAFILVAGEEQKAYNALQEVIKRAQQAIIGVPEQTRKALDNGNTEYLRPLPTASRMYVETDIPTVIIDKQHVVEIAANLPELPYIKQERIQKQYNLSEDLASQLVHRNQADLFEEIKEQLPNMDSVKIASDIVYTIKDLKRDNYDTSKLTTSLLVEIFKLVEDDIIPAAETEVVIKDACNDITPMESVKRNNLKKLDENVIKEAIDEIINENIEMIQQRKMGAMSPLMGKAMAKFQGKADGQMVSNLIKDAIMKNMN, from the coding sequence ATGGCTGAAGATAAATTTGATTATGAAAAACTAGGCTTAAAAATGGGACTAGAAATACACCAACAACTAGATAGTCAAACCAAACTATTTTGCAGATGCCCAAATAGCTTAACAGATAAAGATCCTGAAATAACACTATATCGTCGATTAAGACCTACACAAAGTGAACTTGGTGAAATAGACAGAGCAGCTTATGAAGAATCCCAGAGAAATCTACAATTTTTATACCAGGCATACACACATCATACATGTTTAGTTGAAGCAGATGAAGAACCACCACATCCACTAAATATGGAAGCTGTAGATATATCAATAATACTTGCATCACTTATGAATATGAAAGTTGTTGACGAATTTCATACAATGAGAAAACAAGTAATAGATGGAAGTAACACAAGTGGATTTCAAAGAACAGGAATACTTGCAACAGATGGATATGTAGAAACAGAGTATGGAAATGTAACAATAGAAACACTAGGACTTGAAGAAGATGCAGCACGTCGTATAGGTGAAGAAGATGGAATGGTAGTATTTAGATTAGATCGTCTTGGAATACCATTAGCTGAAATTACAACATCACCTGATATGCACAATCCTCTACAAGTACAACAAGTAGCATATCAACTTGGACAAATTCTAAGAAGTACTAAAGTAAAAAGAGGACTTGGAACAATAAGACAAGATCTTAACATATCAATTAAAGAAGGAGCAAGAGTTGAAATAAAAGGAGTACAAGATCTTGATTTAATGCCTACAATGGTAGAAAATGAAGTAGAACGTCAACTAAATTTAATTGATATAAGTCGTATTCTTCAAGATCGTGATGCATCTGTTGAAACAACAATACATGACATAACAGACCTACTAAAAGATACAGAATCTAAAGTAATTCAATCAATTATACAATCACCAACAAATGAAGTAAAACCAACAGCAGTACTAGCAATAAAACTCAGAGGATTTAAAGGACTAATAGGACGAGAAATTCAACCAGGAAAACGTCTTGGTACAGAATTTTCAGAACATGGAAAGAAAATGGGAGTAAATGGATTATTCCACACAGATGAACTACCAGCATATGGTGTAACACAACAAGAAGTAGATACAATAAATGAAAAACTTGACATTACTGGAAATGATGCATTCATACTTGTAGCTGGAGAAGAACAAAAAGCATACAATGCACTACAAGAAGTAATAAAACGAGCACAACAAGCAATAATAGGTGTACCTGAACAAACACGTAAAGCACTAGATAATGGAAATACAGAATATCTAAGACCACTACCAACAGCAAGTCGTATGTATGTAGAAACTGATATACCAACAGTAATAATTGACAAACAACACGTAGTTGAAATTGCAGCAAATCTACCAGAACTTCCATACATAAAACAAGAAAGAATACAAAAACAATACAATCTAAGTGAAGATCTAGCATCACAACTTGTACATAGAAACCAAGCAGATTTATTTGAAGAAATTAAAGAACAACTACCTAATATGGATAGTGTAAAAATAGCATCAGACATAGTATACACAATAAAAGATTTAAAACGTGATAACTATGATACATCTAAACTTACAACTAGTCTACTTGTTGAAATCTTTAAACTAGTAGAAGATGACATAATACCAGCAGCTGAAACTGAAGTTGTAATAAAAGATGCATGTAATGATATTACACCAATGGAATCTGTAAAACGTAATAATCTCAAAAAACTTGATGAAAACGTTATCAAAGAAGCAATTGATGAAATAATTAATGAAAATATAGAAATGATTCAACAAAGAAAAATGGGTGCAATGAGTCCTCTCATGGGAAAAGCTATGGCAAAATTCCAGGGAAAAGCAGATGGACAAATGGTAAGTAATCTAATTAAAGATGCAATTATGAAAAATATGAACTAA
- the gdhA gene encoding NADP-specific glutamate dehydrogenase codes for MSYVEEVIDKITKENPGEAEFHQTLNEVYRSIEVAVEANEKQYREDALLERLANPERQIKFRVPWVDDNGQVQVNTGYRVEFNSAIGPYKGGLRFHPSVNIGIIKFLGFEQIFKNSLTGLPIGGGKGGSNFDPKGKSDREVMAFCQSFMNELYRHIGQFKDVPAGDIGVGGREIGYLFGQYKRLTKLYEGVLTGKGLSFGGSLARTEATGYGLLYFAQEMLKANGESFEGKRVTVSGSGNVAIYAIEKATQLGALPVTASDSTGWVYDPNGIDVALLKEIKEVKRGRMSDYAAVRESAEYHEGRGVWEIEADVALPCATQNELNLDDAKTLVKNNTLAVAEGANMPTTLDATKYLQEKGVLFGPAKAANAGGVAVSALEMSQNSERLQWTFEEVDTRLQNIMKNIFEQIETTCKKYEAGTDYVLGANVAGFEKVADAMQAQGIV; via the coding sequence ATGTCTTATGTTGAAGAAGTAATTGATAAAATTACAAAAGAAAACCCAGGTGAAGCTGAATTTCACCAAACATTAAATGAAGTATACAGATCAATAGAAGTAGCAGTAGAAGCAAATGAAAAACAATACAGAGAAGATGCACTACTTGAAAGATTAGCAAACCCAGAAAGACAAATCAAATTTAGAGTTCCATGGGTAGATGACAACGGACAAGTACAAGTAAACACAGGATACCGTGTAGAATTTAACAGTGCAATTGGACCTTACAAAGGCGGACTTCGTTTCCACCCATCAGTAAATATAGGAATCATAAAATTCTTAGGATTCGAACAAATCTTCAAAAACTCACTTACAGGACTACCAATCGGTGGAGGAAAAGGAGGATCAAACTTTGATCCTAAAGGAAAATCAGACCGTGAAGTAATGGCATTCTGTCAAAGTTTCATGAACGAACTATACAGACACATCGGACAATTCAAAGATGTACCTGCAGGAGATATCGGAGTAGGTGGCCGTGAAATCGGATACTTATTCGGACAATACAAAAGATTAACCAAACTCTATGAAGGAGTATTAACAGGTAAAGGATTATCCTTCGGTGGATCACTCGCAAGAACAGAAGCAACCGGATACGGATTACTATACTTCGCACAAGAAATGCTCAAAGCAAACGGAGAATCATTCGAAGGTAAAAGAGTAACAGTATCAGGATCAGGTAACGTAGCAATCTATGCAATTGAAAAAGCAACACAACTTGGAGCACTACCTGTAACAGCATCAGACTCAACCGGATGGGTATACGATCCAAATGGAATTGACGTAGCATTACTTAAAGAAATCAAAGAAGTAAAAAGAGGAAGAATGAGCGACTATGCAGCAGTACGTGAATCTGCAGAATACCACGAAGGTCGTGGAGTATGGGAAATTGAAGCAGATGTAGCATTACCATGTGCAACACAAAACGAACTTAACTTAGATGATGCAAAAACACTCGTTAAAAACAACACCTTAGCAGTTGCAGAAGGAGCAAACATGCCAACAACACTCGATGCAACAAAATACCTCCAAGAAAAAGGAGTACTCTTCGGTCCTGCAAAAGCAGCAAACGCTGGTGGAGTAGCAGTATCAGCACTTGAAATGAGCCAAAACTCAGAAAGACTACAATGGACATTTGAAGAAGTAGATACAAGACTACAAAACATCATGAAAAACATCTTCGAACAAATCGAAACTACATGTAAAAAATACGAAGCAGGTACAGACTACGTACTTGGTGCTAACGTAGCAGGATTTGAAAAAGTAGCAGATGCAATGCAAGCACAAGGAATAGTATAA
- a CDS encoding NAD(P)/FAD-dependent oxidoreductase: MYDIIIIGAGPAGLTAAIYAGRAGLNALVIDKAQSGGTVNVAPLIENYPGVDKITGIELMKLITEQARQYAEIKEHTMVLDIHDNGDSTFSVDTGEEVLKSKFVILATGTEYRKLEIDDSDEDSDNYIGRGLSYCAVCDGTFFIGREVIIVGGGNSAATEALYLNRVGVKCSIVHRRDSLRCDGKLKEDIKEAGIKVYWNCEVKRINGENSIESVTLYNNKTHEETTIDVNGIFVAIGYVPHNELAKQCGVKCNEQGYVIVDEHMKTNIDGIFAVGDITGGIKQIIVSEAQGAIAVSTIDKDIIT; encoded by the coding sequence ATGTATGATATAATTATTATTGGTGCAGGTCCTGCTGGTCTTACAGCTGCTATTTATGCTGGACGTGCTGGTCTTAATGCATTAGTTATTGATAAAGCTCAAAGTGGTGGAACTGTTAATGTAGCACCTCTTATTGAAAATTATCCTGGTGTTGATAAGATTACTGGTATTGAACTTATGAAACTTATCACAGAACAAGCAAGACAATATGCAGAAATTAAGGAACATACTATGGTTCTTGATATTCATGATAATGGTGATTCAACTTTTAGTGTTGATACAGGTGAAGAAGTACTTAAAAGTAAATTTGTAATTCTTGCTACAGGTACTGAGTATCGTAAACTTGAAATTGATGATTCAGATGAAGATTCTGATAATTATATTGGACGTGGTCTTTCATATTGTGCTGTTTGTGATGGTACTTTCTTTATTGGACGGGAAGTTATCATTGTTGGTGGTGGAAATTCTGCTGCAACAGAAGCATTATATCTTAACCGTGTAGGTGTTAAATGTAGTATTGTTCACAGACGTGATTCACTCAGGTGTGATGGAAAACTTAAAGAAGATATTAAAGAAGCTGGTATTAAGGTATACTGGAATTGTGAAGTTAAACGTATTAATGGTGAAAACTCTATAGAATCAGTTACTCTTTATAATAATAAAACACATGAAGAAACTACTATAGATGTTAATGGTATCTTTGTTGCTATTGGATATGTTCCACATAATGAACTTGCAAAACAATGTGGTGTAAAATGTAATGAACAAGGATATGTAATTGTTGATGAGCATATGAAAACCAATATTGATGGAATCTTTGCTGTAGGTGATATTACAGGTGGAATAAAACAAATTATTGTATCAGAAGCTCAAGGTGCTATTGCTGTTAGTACAATTGATAAAGATATAATTACATAA
- a CDS encoding dihydroorotate dehydrogenase electron transfer subunit, with product MLSNVYDDEVPEVVTITETITETPTVKTFIFPWKITDDIKPGQFVMVWDFKNEKPMTISVIDKQKNQMGITVRKAGPFTDNLYENIDVGDQIAIRGPYGNGYDLKGYNKILAVGGGSGTASIASLSDFYDNVNLISAASCEDELVFTQRFKDKNEEVYICTDDGSCGFKGFSTQLAEELLKEDDEYDIIIGCGPEIMTYKLYELALKYDIDCQFALDRYMKCGIGICGQCCMDETGERVCVEGPVFNKQQLSHLTEFGKYRRDASGSIVKF from the coding sequence ATGTTAAGTAATGTATATGATGATGAAGTACCAGAAGTAGTTACAATTACCGAAACAATTACCGAAACACCAACTGTTAAAACATTCATATTTCCATGGAAAATAACAGATGATATAAAACCAGGACAATTTGTTATGGTATGGGACTTTAAAAATGAAAAACCAATGACAATATCAGTAATTGATAAACAAAAAAATCAGATGGGAATAACAGTAAGAAAAGCAGGACCATTTACAGATAATCTATATGAAAATATAGATGTAGGAGATCAAATAGCAATACGTGGTCCATATGGAAATGGATATGATCTTAAAGGATACAATAAAATACTAGCTGTAGGTGGAGGATCAGGAACAGCATCAATAGCATCACTATCTGACTTTTATGATAATGTAAATTTAATATCAGCTGCAAGTTGTGAGGATGAACTTGTATTTACACAAAGATTTAAAGATAAAAATGAGGAAGTATATATCTGTACAGATGATGGATCATGTGGATTTAAAGGATTTAGTACACAACTTGCTGAGGAATTACTAAAAGAAGATGATGAATATGATATTATTATAGGTTGTGGTCCTGAAATAATGACATATAAACTCTATGAACTAGCATTAAAATATGATATAGATTGTCAGTTTGCTCTTGATCGATACATGAAATGTGGAATTGGAATATGTGGACAATGCTGTATGGATGAAACAGGAGAACGTGTATGTGTAGAAGGACCTGTGTTTAATAAACAACAACTTTCACATCTAACTGAATTTGGAAAATATCGTCGTGATGCATCAGGAAGTATTGTTAAATTTTAA
- the sucC gene encoding ADP-forming succinate--CoA ligase subunit beta, with protein MNIHEYVAKNIFRKMGIRVPESLLANTPEEAYEKTEIIGKPVAVKSQVLTGGRGKSGGILFADTPAEAEERTAELLQLKIKGEKVSKVLIEEKIEDKADEYYLSVILDRDARKPLIMASMAGGMDIEQVAKETPEKIVKQYIDPIKTFMPYEARNIALQMGVDTSEIAKVGDMIWKLYHTFNEYDATVAEINPLIKRDDGTFIAADAKMAIDDDARFRHTKIKEFDEFKDDKFAYVKLDGDIAVIGNGAGLTLTAMDLIKYYGEEPATFLDVGGGASEEIIREAISLVLKNPNVKVIFLNVLGGITRADDVANAVVKIMKETDTDIPIVIRLTGTNEEEGQRILKENNIPFETSMEKSAQKAVELLHQQE; from the coding sequence ATGAATATACATGAATATGTAGCAAAGAACATCTTTAGAAAGATGGGAATAAGAGTACCAGAAAGCTTACTTGCAAACACACCAGAAGAAGCTTATGAAAAAACAGAAATTATAGGAAAACCAGTAGCAGTAAAATCACAAGTACTAACAGGTGGACGTGGAAAATCAGGAGGAATCCTATTTGCAGACACACCTGCAGAAGCAGAAGAAAGAACAGCAGAACTACTACAACTAAAAATAAAAGGCGAAAAAGTATCCAAAGTTTTAATTGAAGAAAAAATTGAAGATAAAGCAGATGAATACTATCTATCTGTAATTCTAGATCGTGATGCTCGAAAACCTTTAATCATGGCAAGTATGGCTGGTGGAATGGACATAGAACAAGTAGCTAAAGAAACACCAGAAAAAATAGTAAAACAATACATAGATCCTATAAAAACATTCATGCCATATGAAGCACGTAATATTGCATTACAAATGGGTGTAGATACAAGTGAAATAGCAAAAGTAGGAGATATGATCTGGAAATTATACCATACATTTAATGAATACGATGCAACAGTAGCAGAAATCAATCCACTCATAAAAAGAGATGATGGAACATTCATAGCAGCTGATGCTAAGATGGCTATAGATGATGATGCAAGATTTAGACATACAAAAATCAAGGAATTTGATGAATTTAAAGATGATAAATTTGCATACGTAAAACTAGATGGAGACATAGCAGTAATTGGAAATGGTGCAGGATTAACACTAACTGCAATGGATCTTATTAAGTATTATGGTGAAGAACCTGCAACATTCTTAGATGTTGGAGGAGGAGCATCAGAAGAAATAATTAGAGAAGCAATAAGTCTTGTACTTAAAAATCCAAATGTAAAAGTAATATTCCTAAATGTACTAGGTGGAATAACCAGAGCTGATGATGTAGCAAATGCTGTTGTAAAAATAATGAAAGAAACAGATACAGATATACCAATTGTAATCAGATTAACTGGTACAAATGAAGAAGAAGGACAAAGAATTCTAAAAGAAAACAACATACCATTTGAAACATCAATGGAAAAATCAGCACAAAAAGCAGTGGAATTACTACATCAACAAGAATAG
- the hjc gene encoding Holliday junction resolvase Hjc, translated as MSKQGSKEERELVNKLWDAGFAAMRAPASGGATKRPLPDVLAGNGNLYLAIEVKSSRLEHIYIDNEKIENLIKFSEIFNAKPYIGAKFIRKPWRFIKLEDLHITRNKNYRVNLDLAFSKGLDFDEVIEVSTQTKLL; from the coding sequence ATGAGTAAACAAGGATCAAAAGAAGAAAGAGAACTTGTAAATAAACTATGGGATGCAGGATTTGCAGCAATGCGAGCACCAGCAAGTGGAGGAGCAACTAAAAGACCACTACCTGATGTACTAGCAGGAAATGGAAACTTATATCTTGCAATAGAAGTTAAATCCTCAAGATTAGAACATATCTATATAGATAATGAAAAAATAGAAAATCTAATAAAATTTTCAGAAATATTTAATGCAAAACCATACATAGGAGCAAAATTCATAAGAAAACCATGGAGATTCATAAAACTAGAAGATTTACATATTACTCGAAATAAGAACTACAGAGTAAATCTTGACTTAGCATTTTCAAAAGGATTAGACTTTGATGAAGTAATAGAAGTAAGTACACAAACAAAACTACTATAA
- a CDS encoding dihydroorotate dehydrogenase → MLENEVMGMKVENPLFLAAGILGTTASSMRMVVKNGAGGIVTKSFSIEANDGYENPTIVKIEGGVINSVGLASPGVEAKREELKELTPIRSKTPVVASIYGNTADVFIDVAKKTQDYVDAFELNVSCPHAKCGYGSNIGEDPDLTYEIVKSVKDEIDNVPIIVKLTPNVTDITEIAVASQKAKADGLTLINSVGPGLRIDYKTGRPILNNKFGGIAGPMIKPIALKCVYQTYEKVDIPIMGVGGIKTYKDALEFLYAGASLLQIGTSIMYDGPGIFKTITDDLKNFLVENEYDSIKDIIGLSHRI, encoded by the coding sequence ATGTTAGAAAATGAAGTTATGGGAATGAAAGTTGAAAATCCACTATTTCTTGCTGCAGGTATTCTTGGAACAACCGCAAGTTCAATGAGAATGGTTGTAAAAAATGGTGCTGGTGGAATTGTAACTAAATCATTTTCAATAGAAGCAAATGATGGATATGAAAATCCTACAATTGTTAAAATTGAAGGTGGTGTAATAAATTCTGTGGGACTTGCTAGTCCTGGAGTTGAAGCAAAACGAGAAGAACTAAAAGAACTTACACCAATACGAAGTAAAACACCTGTTGTTGCTTCAATATATGGTAATACAGCAGATGTATTTATTGATGTTGCAAAAAAGACACAAGATTATGTTGATGCATTTGAACTTAATGTTTCATGTCCTCATGCTAAGTGTGGTTATGGATCAAATATTGGAGAAGATCCAGATTTAACATATGAAATTGTTAAAAGCGTTAAAGATGAAATAGATAATGTTCCAATAATTGTAAAATTAACACCAAATGTAACTGATATAACAGAAATTGCAGTTGCATCACAAAAAGCTAAAGCTGATGGATTAACACTTATTAACAGTGTAGGACCAGGACTTAGAATTGACTATAAAACAGGAAGACCTATACTTAATAATAAATTTGGTGGAATAGCAGGTCCAATGATTAAGCCAATAGCTCTAAAATGTGTATATCAGACATATGAAAAAGTAGATATTCCAATAATGGGAGTTGGAGGAATAAAAACATATAAAGATGCATTAGAATTCCTATATGCAGGAGCAAGTCTTCTTCAAATTGGAACTTCAATAATGTATGATGGACCTGGTATATTTAAAACAATAACTGATGATCTTAAAAACTTCTTAGTTGAAAATGAATATGATAGTATAAAAGATATAATCGGATTATCACACAGAATATAA
- a CDS encoding 2-oxoacid:ferredoxin oxidoreductase subunit beta — protein MKPTKHPSRFMKYLREERLPHIFCPGCGHGIALNTIFNGIELSNKDFDNISMVSGIGCSSRIPGYVKCDSLHTTHGRALAFATGLKVANPHQDIVVVTGDGDATSIGGNHLIHAARRNIDLTVVCINNDIYGMTGGQASPTSPTGSFGTTAPYGVTDRPFNIAEVAKAAGATYVAKYTTNQPVQISNAIKDGLENKGFSFIEIVAQCPTYYGRKNKIRTPVEMLHWLKENTVTIQQAEEMSDEALEGKIITGVYVNKPRKEFVEAMEDVMRERFDVNPDDNINKAYQK, from the coding sequence ATGAAACCAACAAAACACCCATCCCGGTTTATGAAATACCTACGTGAAGAAAGACTTCCACACATCTTCTGTCCAGGATGTGGACATGGAATAGCATTAAATACAATATTTAATGGAATAGAATTATCAAATAAAGACTTTGATAATATAAGTATGGTTTCAGGAATAGGATGTTCATCAAGAATACCAGGATATGTAAAATGTGACTCACTTCACACAACACACGGACGTGCATTAGCATTTGCAACAGGACTAAAAGTAGCAAATCCACACCAAGATATTGTTGTTGTAACAGGAGATGGAGATGCAACATCAATTGGAGGAAATCACCTAATACATGCTGCACGACGTAACATAGACTTAACAGTTGTATGTATAAACAATGATATTTATGGTATGACAGGAGGACAAGCAAGTCCAACAAGTCCAACAGGAAGTTTTGGAACAACAGCACCTTATGGAGTAACAGACAGACCATTTAACATAGCAGAAGTAGCAAAAGCAGCAGGAGCAACATATGTTGCAAAATACACAACAAACCAACCTGTACAAATATCAAATGCAATAAAAGATGGACTTGAAAACAAAGGATTTTCATTCATAGAAATAGTAGCACAATGCCCAACATACTATGGACGAAAAAATAAGATCCGAACACCAGTTGAAATGCTACACTGGCTTAAAGAAAACACAGTAACAATACAACAAGCAGAAGAAATGTCAGATGAAGCACTAGAAGGTAAAATCATAACAGGAGTATATGTAAATAAACCAAGAAAAGAATTCGTCGAAGCTATGGAAGATGTAATGCGAGAAAGATTTGATGTTAACCCTGATGATAACATAAACAAAGCATACCAAAAATAG
- a CDS encoding 2-oxoacid:ferredoxin oxidoreductase subunit gamma, whose product MRKDIRVAGFGGQGILMEGIIIAKAASLYDHIYAVQTQSYGPEARGGASRTEVVISDEKIDYPKIEHPEIFVVMSHEAMLKYITDIKEGAILIVDPDMVQEEDIQDIIEEKHLKYYKSRATQTADQKIGKKIVANIIMLGSFVKATDAITVDAAKQAILDSVPKGTEELNLKAFEEGMNILEKVN is encoded by the coding sequence ATGAGAAAAGATATACGAGTAGCAGGATTTGGTGGACAAGGAATCCTAATGGAAGGAATTATAATAGCAAAAGCAGCATCATTATATGATCACATCTACGCTGTACAAACTCAATCATATGGACCTGAAGCACGTGGAGGAGCATCAAGAACAGAAGTTGTAATAAGTGATGAAAAAATAGACTATCCAAAAATAGAACATCCAGAAATATTTGTAGTAATGTCACATGAAGCAATGTTAAAATACATAACAGACATCAAAGAAGGAGCAATACTTATTGTAGATCCTGACATGGTACAAGAAGAAGACATACAAGATATAATCGAAGAAAAACATCTTAAATACTACAAATCACGAGCAACACAAACAGCAGATCAGAAAATTGGAAAAAAAATAGTAGCAAACATAATAATGCTAGGATCATTCGTAAAAGCAACAGATGCAATAACAGTAGATGCTGCAAAACAAGCAATACTTGATAGTGTACCAAAAGGTACTGAAGAATTAAACCTAAAAGCATTCGAAGAAGGAATGAATATTCTTGAAAAAGTAAACTAG
- a CDS encoding AAA family ATPase: MMNNNRMDSRYLNENQIRQELNKDRVEAKLVVLEAVGYPIESTFIESPDIKVTNKELFEIYAKEQWNGYRIHKHQYIFDQKILPDFAFRIVEVRPDNSIITNNTSFLVLPTENKLKTASVNRKYKIDDIVGQKKAKSKTRIITRYLKDPQKFKGWAPKNILFYGLPGTGKTMLAQALANELDVPIMMIKATLLIGDHVGDGANQIHELYKQARKTKPCVIFIDEIDAIALERKYQSLRGDVTEIVNALLTEMGGIEDNESVITICATNNPEMLDYAVRSRFEEEIEFTLPDVDERREIFLNYMKTLPLDCRFDLENVVLKTNKLSGRDIKEKILKTALHRAISEDKDFISDDDINYALIECHKEVKITSDTMFT; encoded by the coding sequence TTGATGAATAATAATAGAATGGATAGCAGATATTTAAATGAAAATCAGATAAGACAAGAACTTAACAAAGATAGAGTAGAAGCCAAACTTGTAGTACTTGAAGCTGTAGGTTATCCTATTGAAAGTACTTTTATTGAATCACCAGATATTAAAGTTACAAACAAAGAGTTATTTGAAATATATGCAAAAGAACAGTGGAATGGCTATCGTATACATAAACATCAGTACATATTTGATCAGAAAATATTACCTGATTTTGCATTTCGTATAGTTGAGGTTCGTCCTGATAATTCTATTATTACAAATAACACATCATTTCTTGTACTTCCAACTGAAAATAAATTAAAAACTGCATCTGTTAATCGTAAATATAAAATTGATGATATTGTAGGTCAAAAGAAAGCTAAAAGTAAAACACGTATTATTACAAGATACTTAAAAGATCCTCAGAAGTTTAAAGGATGGGCTCCTAAGAATATTCTATTTTATGGACTTCCTGGTACTGGTAAAACTATGCTTGCTCAAGCTTTAGCTAATGAACTTGATGTTCCTATTATGATGATTAAAGCTACTCTTTTAATTGGTGATCATGTTGGTGATGGTGCAAATCAGATTCATGAACTTTATAAACAAGCACGAAAGACGAAACCTTGTGTAATTTTCATAGATGAGATAGATGCAATTGCTCTTGAACGTAAGTATCAGTCACTTCGTGGTGATGTTACAGAGATTGTTAATGCTCTTTTAACTGAGATGGGTGGTATTGAGGATAATGAGAGTGTTATAACAATTTGTGCTACTAATAATCCTGAGATGCTTGATTATGCAGTTCGTAGTAGATTTGAAGAAGAGATTGAATTTACTCTTCCTGATGTTGATGAGCGTCGTGAAATATTCTTAAATTATATGAAAACACTTCCTCTTGATTGTAGGTTTGATCTTGAGAATGTGGTTTTAAAGACTAATAAGTTATCAGGTCGGGATATTAAAGAGAAGATTCTTAAAACTGCTCTTCACCGGGCTATTAGTGAGGATAAGGACTTTATTAGTGATGATGATATTAATTATGCTCTTATTGAATGTCATAAAGAGGTTAAAATTACATCAGATACCATGTTTACATAA